Proteins encoded in a region of the Quercus lobata isolate SW786 chromosome 8, ValleyOak3.0 Primary Assembly, whole genome shotgun sequence genome:
- the LOC115958013 gene encoding NEP1-interacting protein 2-like, whose product MQVLDEIHHHPVSDSPSVLSLPAPVDVVDSFPLKNHKKAEATENGAQCYICLAEYEEGETIRVLPCCHEYHMPCIDKWLKEIHGVCPICRGDVCEGIAEAFT is encoded by the exons ATGCAGGTCTTGGATGAAATCCATCACCACCCGGTGTCTGATTCGCCGTCTGTGCTTTCACTGCCAGCTCCAGTGGATGTTGTAGACTCATTTCCTCTCAAGAATCACAAGAAGGCCGAGGCAACTGAAAATGGAGCCCA GTGTTACATTTGCCTGGCTGAGTACGAGGAAGGGGAAACAATAAGAGTTCTCCCATGTTGTCATGAATATCATATGCCATGCATTGATAAATGGCTCAAAGAAATTCACGG TGTATGCCCAATTTGCAGAGGAGATGTTTGTGAGGGCATTGCCGAGGCTTTCACCTAA